The region AAGTACGCCGGGTTGACCCACGGGTCGCACAAGATGCTTCCGGCCTTCGTGTCGATCCGGAAACCGGCATGCCCGACGCTCGTGACCTGCACAAATACCCTTTCGCTGCGATGTGTCTGCCCGCGGCGAGTCTAGCCCGCCAGCGGATCCTCCTCGTCCCACGCCAGCCGGTAGTAGGCGATCCGGTCGACGTCCGGTGCGACGCCGTATGCGTTCAGCAGCGCCTCCGCGAAGCCGCCGGGGCCGTCGGTCGGAAAGTTCCAGTCCAGCGACAGGGTCGCGATGGCGAGGTCGGCCCACCGGTCGGCGACGCCCAGATCGCCCAGGTCGACGTGCCCGCTGAACGTGCCGTCGTCGGCCATCAGCGTGTTGGGCGAGCAGGCGTCGCCGTGGCACACCACGAGGCGGTCGGCAGGCGGGGCGTCGTCGGGCACCCAGGGCGGCTTCCCGAAGGGGCAGTCGGCGACCGGTAGCGCGTCGTGCATTCGCCGCAGGCCGACGCCGATGGCCCGGGCGGCGGTGCGGGGATCGTCGGCCCAGCGCGCGTCCACCGCCGAGCGACCCGCCAGTCCTGCGGTGTGCAGCCAGCTCGGTCCGCTGCCCAGCACCTCGGGCACCGGCGTGTAGCGCCGCGCCCAGCGCAGCCGTGGCGCCTCGGCGGCCAACAGGTGCGCGTTGGCGTCGGGGTACACCTTCACGAACTCGCGTCCGCCGTCGATCCCGAACGTCACGCCGCCCAGTTCGTTGATCCACACCGCGGCTACCGAGCGCCCCGCCGCGATGTCAGAGACGATCTCCGGTACCGGCACGGGTTCGCTGGGAATGGTCACCCGACTGACCCTATGGTCGGACTCCTCAACGCGGCCCTAGGTGTACTGACCTGAGAGGTTCGGTACGCGGCTGGCGGGTGGTTGACCTTTGAGTGCTGTGTGGCCGCGGTGGTGATTGTAGGTGTGTAGCCATCGTGGGAATTCGTCGCAGCGTTCGGCGTCGCTGCGGTAGAGCCGGGCATAGGCCCACTCATCGGCCAAGGTGCGATGAAATCTCTCTACCTTGCCGTTGGTCTGGGGTCGATATGGGCGGGTGCGGCGGTGCTTGATGTCACCCAAGGCGTCGTGAAATGTGTGTGAGCGATAGCAGGATCCGTTGTCGGTCAATACCTTCCGCACGGTGAAGCCACAATCGTTGAACCAAGCGTTGGCGCGCAGCCAGAACGCTGCGGCGGTCTCCTTACGCTCGTCAGCCAGTAGTTCGGAGTAAACCAGCCGCGAATACGCATCGATCGCAGTGTGCAGGAAGTGATAGCCCCGCACCGGATTGCGGTATTTCGTTTGCACTCCACTGCTCTTGTCGGCCTGTTTATTGGCCCTGCCCACGGCGTGGCCCAGCATGCGCCAGCCGCCGCCGGCGGGGATCTTGCCCAGCTTCTTGACATCGACGTGGACCAGATCACCGCAGGCCGCGGATTCCATCCGGCGGATGACCCGCCCGGTGGGGCGGTCGAGCCAGCGCAGTCTGGCCAGGCCATACCGGGTCAGCACACGGTGCACGGTCAAGGGATGCAACCCCAGCAGATAACCAATCCGCGCCGGCCCCCAGCGGCGGATGACCCGGACTTTGATGATGCGCCGCTCGGTGCGCGTGGGTGTCCTGTGGGGGCTGTGATGAGGCCGTGAGCTGCGATCACGCATACCGGCAGGACCGAATTCGCGGTAGCGGCCAGCCCAGCGAGCAGCGGTGCTCACCGCCACCTGGAACCGTTCGGCGGCCCGCCGCAACGGCCAACCGTCTTCCACAACACAACGGGCCAGACGCAGACGCCCAGTTTCGGACAAAGGGGCATTACGGTGGGACACGAAGACCTCCGAAGTGAGTTGGTGCGTTTCTAGACAGCTCGCACTTCACTCGGAGGTCTTCGTCATGTCACCACGCCACGCCGCGTCCCTAACGTCCGTGGTCAGTACACCTGATATGTAGGCACCGTTTGTCAATAGGCAGGTGAAAGCCGCCCCGGTTTTGCGTCGGGGCGGCTTTCGTTTGATCGGGGTTAGTCGGTGTCGCGGCGGTCGTTGGTCAACGACGGTGGTGTCAGACTGATATGCGCGGGTTGGGTACCGCAAGACGATGGTTCGGTGCGAACGGTGGCTGCTCTCTAGGGACGGGCGTCACACCAGTACTTCGGGGAATGCTGTTGTGGCTCATAGCTGTAACGCAGATCCAGTTCGCCTACCTCGCCGTCGACCGGCTGACTCCGATCAAGTTCGGTGGCGGTTGTTAGTTCAGCGTGGCAAGTGACCAGCACCAGCCGGCCAGTTCACGGGCGATCGCGACATTGGCCACCACGTGGTGTTTCTTACGTTCGTTGAACCGGCACCACTGCTGGTGCAGGCGCCGGTTTCCGGCATGCCCGCGATCCTTGAGCGCCGGGTCGACCTTGGCCCAGCGTGCCCGCATCGTCGGTCCAGGATTGCGGTAGGCCGCCCGGTGATGCCACGCCGCCTCGATCAACAATCGCCGCACATGGGCGTTGCCGGCCTTGGTGATCGAGCCCTGCACCCGGGATGCACCCGAGGAGTACTCGGTGGGGACCAAGCCGACGTAGGCGCCGATCGAGGCGCCAGTGAACCGGGTCCAGTCACCGATCTCGACGCTCAACGCCAGCCCGGTCAGCGCCGAAATCCCCCGTAGACACCCCAATCGATTGACCGGGTCAGCCCAGCGCGGCGAGGCTGCCACGGTGACGATCTGCTGGTCGAGACGATCTCTGGCGGCGGTGGCCGTCAAGACGGCGTCGAAGTGATGGTCGAATGCCGCCATGGTGTGGG is a window of Mycobacterium sp. 3519A DNA encoding:
- a CDS encoding aminoglycoside 3'-phosphotransferase; the encoded protein is MTIPSEPVPVPEIVSDIAAGRSVAAVWINELGGVTFGIDGGREFVKVYPDANAHLLAAEAPRLRWARRYTPVPEVLGSGPSWLHTAGLAGRSAVDARWADDPRTAARAIGVGLRRMHDALPVADCPFGKPPWVPDDAPPADRLVVCHGDACSPNTLMADDGTFSGHVDLGDLGVADRWADLAIATLSLDWNFPTDGPGGFAEALLNAYGVAPDVDRIAYYRLAWDEEDPLAG
- a CDS encoding IS481 family transposase: MSHRNAPLSETGRLRLARCVVEDGWPLRRAAERFQVAVSTAARWAGRYREFGPAGMRDRSSRPHHSPHRTPTRTERRIIKVRVIRRWGPARIGYLLGLHPLTVHRVLTRYGLARLRWLDRPTGRVIRRMESAACGDLVHVDVKKLGKIPAGGGWRMLGHAVGRANKQADKSSGVQTKYRNPVRGYHFLHTAIDAYSRLVYSELLADERKETAAAFWLRANAWFNDCGFTVRKVLTDNGSCYRSHTFHDALGDIKHRRTRPYRPQTNGKVERFHRTLADEWAYARLYRSDAERCDEFPRWLHTYNHHRGHTALKGQPPASRVPNLSGQYT
- a CDS encoding IS110 family transposase codes for the protein MSFNGTSVGLDVHALSVVAHAVDEETGRVERARLCPDHGEILAWLDRLRGPVRVAYEAGPTGFGLARALAAAEIDCVVAAPSKLIRPAGDRVKTDARDAAHLTRLLRLGEITAVTVPEADVEAVRDLVRAREDARADLMRVRHRLSKLLLRHGRVYCGGQAWNGVHETWLRRQRFDDSHTMAAFDHHFDAVLTATAARDRLDQQIVTVAASPRWADPVNRLGCLRGISALTGLALSVEIGDWTRFTGASIGAYVGLVPTEYSSGASRVQGSITKAGNAHVRRLLIEAAWHHRAAYRNPGPTMRARWAKVDPALKDRGHAGNRRLHQQWCRFNERKKHHVVANVAIARELAGWCWSLATLN